The region CATCGCCTGTTCGGCGGATCGGACGCAGCGATCGAAACGCGCTGGATGTCTCACTCTTGCTTCGGCAGCCGGTCCCGCCCCACTCCGTCAGGCAGAGCCGACCGACTCCGGTGCCGAAACGTCACGTCCGTTCCAGCACCGATCGGACCCAGGATGCCCGAAGCGCCCGGGTACCGGTATCGGTCATTGTGTCCCAGTCTGGTGACACATGGTGCAGACATTGGTGATCCGAATCCGGTCCTGCTTCTCGATCGCGATCAGGCCGCGCCGCTTCAGGTCGGATATCACGCGGCTGACCGTCTCGATGGTCAGGCCGAGATAATCGGCGATTTCCTGCCGGGTCATGTTGAGCGCGATGACATGCTCGTCGCGACCGGCCGCCGTCGGACCGGGGCAATCCGCGGTACCGCGCCCGGCGACGAAGCGCATCAGGAAGGAGGACACGCGCTCATAGGCCGACTTGCGGCCGAGCAGCACAGCGTGCTCGTGCAGCGCCTCCATCTGGGCGAGCAGGCAGCGGGTGATGTGGCTCTGCGCGGCCAGCGTCTGCTCAGCATCGCGACGATCGACGACCCGGATGACCGCCGGGGTCAGCGTCTCGGCATTGCAGTCGTACTGGCGGCTGGAAAGCAGACCGAACATGTCGTTCGGACCCAGGATCTCGACAACCTGGCGGCGACCGTCCGGCAGCAGCTTGTAGAGCATGACCGCACCTTCGATCAGCTCGTAGATCCGCTCGGCCGGGTCGCCTTCGAAGAAGACGACATCGTGCGCTTCATAGCGGTTCGTCTTGACGCGGGGCGAGCGGGCAAATTCCGCCCAGGCCTCATCGCCATGAGTGTTGCCGCCGAGCCGTGCGCTGCCGCCGGCCGCAAGACCGCGATCCGAATAAGCCATGGTAGTCCCTCCTCGAAAAGGACCAGTCCTACCGCGCGCAAATCGAAATCTGCGTCCGTCCGCGTCGGGCTGTTCCGCCTATCGGGGCGGGGTTCGATCGAAGCGTTGCGGTCGCAGGCCCTTACCCCCGCCACCGATGCCAGTCGTTCGATCCGCCATCCGATGCTGAAAGGCTAGGCATCAATCCGAGTCTTCACAATCCCGTTGCCGTACTTACGACTTTGTACCTATGTGGCAATCCATGCCTTCATCGGGCACCAATACGCAGACAAACGAGTAGACTTCCGCCCGTCAAAATAGAAGCGAAGTCGTCCGAAGAATTGTACTTCATATTAGAAAATCCTCAGAGAGGATCCGATGTCAGGCGCCTGTCAGACGCCCGCCTTACGCTGCGTTGCCAGTCGGTGGCCCTACAACAGCGCCACGATGGTTTCCCCGGACAGCGGCTTGCGCAGCACCTGGGTGCTGGGCATGTCGCGCAGGCTCTCGTCGATCGTCTTCTGGGCCTGCCCGGTGATGCAGATGATGCGCGGCGACCAGCCGCGTCCGGTCACTTCGCGAATCGCCTCGGCGCCGCTCATGCCCGGCAGACCGAGATCGATGATCAGCACGTCCTGCGGTTGCGGCTCGGCTTCGACCAGAAAGGTCTCCGCATCGTCATAGGCCGAGACGGCATGCCCCATCGCCTGCAGCAGGAAGCGCAGGGAGTCGGATACGCCGGGATCGTCTTCGATGATGTAGATGACCATGGCAAACCCTCCCGGTCTGGCGCCGGGAGTTGGAGGGCAGGCGGAGCGGTTTTGCCGGACTATCGGGGCAAACCGCGTGCTCTGCCATTCGTACTCTTTCTTACGGGCGCCGATCGCCGGCAACACAAGTCGTTGATGACATGGGGTGCTGTCGGGCAGGCCACCGCGCCGGCGCGGATTCCGCCGGCGGGTCAAAGCCGTCGGGGGCGGTCGCCCGAGAAGGCTGCGGACGCGGACTGAGGATGCGGACCGATGACGCGGACCGATGACCCGGACCGCGGACGATCGGCGCGCGGGTCAAGGGCGGGGGGGCGTCGATCGGCCCGCCAGCCCCGCGTCGCAAGCAGGGCTTTGAAAAGGCCGGCCCCGAGATCGGCGCGGGCGACTTAGCCGGCGTGATCGTTCCCGGTAAGGACGATCCGGACCAGGTCAGCGGCATTGCGGGCGCCGAGCTTTTCCATGATGCGGGCGCGATGAACCTCGATCGTCCGCGGGCTGATGCCGAGTTGGCGTCCGGCTTCCTTGTTGGACGCGCCGGCGGTGATCTGGCCGAGAACCTCCAGTTCGCGCGGCGTCAGCAGTTCGCGGCCGACGAAGGCCGGGTCGGCATGGCTGCGACCGTTGTCGCTGTTGCGGCGGGCGACGGCTTCGAGGGCCTCGCGCACGCGCTCCACGACCGTGTCGGCATCGAACGGTTTCTCGATGAAATCGAACGCGCCCTGCTTCACGGCCGAGACGGCCATCGGGATGTCGCCCTGGCCCGAGATGATGAAGATCGGCGCCGGATAGTGCTCGGCGTTGAGGGCCTTCAGCACATCGAGGCCGGACCGGCCGGGCATGTGAACGTCCAGGATCACGCAGGCCGGCTGCCGCGCCAGGGCCGCTTCCAGGAATGCGTCGCCGGATTCGTAGGCCTCGACCGCGAAGCCCTCCAGCTCGAACACAACCGCCAGCGCGTCGCGGACCGCAGGATCGTCGTCGACGATATAGATCGTGTTTTCGCCTTTTGCCATCTGCGACCCCCCCGTTCTTCCCACTATCGCCAACCGTCCCA is a window of Prosthecodimorpha staleyi DNA encoding:
- a CDS encoding Crp/Fnr family transcriptional regulator, with amino-acid sequence MAYSDRGLAAGGSARLGGNTHGDEAWAEFARSPRVKTNRYEAHDVVFFEGDPAERIYELIEGAVMLYKLLPDGRRQVVEILGPNDMFGLLSSRQYDCNAETLTPAVIRVVDRRDAEQTLAAQSHITRCLLAQMEALHEHAVLLGRKSAYERVSSFLMRFVAGRGTADCPGPTAAGRDEHVIALNMTRQEIADYLGLTIETVSRVISDLKRRGLIAIEKQDRIRITNVCTMCHQTGTQ
- a CDS encoding response regulator; this translates as MVIYIIEDDPGVSDSLRFLLQAMGHAVSAYDDAETFLVEAEPQPQDVLIIDLGLPGMSGAEAIREVTGRGWSPRIICITGQAQKTIDESLRDMPSTQVLRKPLSGETIVALL
- a CDS encoding response regulator transcription factor encodes the protein MAKGENTIYIVDDDPAVRDALAVVFELEGFAVEAYESGDAFLEAALARQPACVILDVHMPGRSGLDVLKALNAEHYPAPIFIISGQGDIPMAVSAVKQGAFDFIEKPFDADTVVERVREALEAVARRNSDNGRSHADPAFVGRELLTPRELEVLGQITAGASNKEAGRQLGISPRTIEVHRARIMEKLGARNAADLVRIVLTGNDHAG